A genomic stretch from Ursus arctos isolate Adak ecotype North America unplaced genomic scaffold, UrsArc2.0 scaffold_21, whole genome shotgun sequence includes:
- the MDM1 gene encoding nuclear protein MDM1 isoform X2: MPVRFKGLSEYQRNFLWKKSYLSESYNPSVGRRYPWAGLRSDQLGITREPSFISKRRVPYHDAQISKSLEWNGAISENDVVVSPKPEAPEIAESQEAEQKEDVNQERVLALEASRVPKRTRSHSTDSRAEGASDIVENDVDVTANHPPVNENEDLEHSTKLHSENVANGLDRVLRKKAGLTVVPSRDILRNSEYQRQFVWKTPKETAPVFAANQVFHNKSKFVPQFKGNSIIHETEYRRNFKGLSPVKEPKLRNDLKENGNFEAVSPEKCNKTDDPLKLEAEMESKESNQPKKKLTPWRHQRLGKVNSEYRAKFLSPAQYLYKAGAWTRVKENIPDQVKELREKAEFYRKRVQGTHFSRDHLNQILSDNNCCWDVSSTTSSEGTISSNIRALDLAGDPTSHKTLQKCPPTTLEEKRPVLEEQPQKNTTEKLGVSDAPTTPVRRRLAWDAENPDEGLQKQPREEEEGEEEEEKAEKDKQVHTGELEKLELHEKSKADKIKEGSDSSSVSSGKGGRLPTPKLRELGGIQRTHHDLTTPAVGGAVLVSPSKVRLLVPEQRKRVSSQDGLETAKNDFRKKESRAISLLTSPAAGIKTIDPLPLREDSETNVPKFAEVTLPVSKIPEYPTNTPGQSPSPPCAASYWHPSRRIQGSLRDPEFQHNVGKAKMNNFQLPQHEVFNDEDEDRLSEISARSAASSLRAFQTLARAQKRKENFWGKT, encoded by the exons GGGCTGAGTGAATACCAGAGAAACTTTCTGTGGAAAAAGTCCTATTTGTCAGAGTCCTATAATCCCTCAGTGGGGAGAAGGTACCCATGGGCTGGACTTAGATCAGATCAGTTAG GAATCACAAGAGAGCcaagttttatttcaaaaagaagagTCCCTTATCATGACGCACAGATTTCAAAATCTCTTGAGTGGAATGGAGCGATCTCAGAGAACGATGTGGTTGTATCTCCAAAACCTGAAGCCCCAGAAATAGCAGAATCACAAGAGGCAGAACAAAAAGAAGATGTTAACCAAGAAAGAGTTCTTGCACTAGAAGCCTCCAGGGTTCCCAAAAGAACCAGATCTCACTCTACAGACTCCAGAGCTGAAGGGGCTTCAGATATTGTGGAAAATGATGTGGATGTAACAGCAAACCATCCACCAGTTAATGAAAATGAGGACCTGGAGCATTCTACCAAGCTGCATTCAGAAAATGTAGCTAACGGG TTGGATAGAGTTCTTCGGAAGAAAGCAGGATTGACTGTTGTTCCTTCACGTGATATCTTGAGGAATTCTGAATATCAAAGGCAGTTTGTTTGGAAGACCCCTAAAGAAACTGCTCCAGTTTTTGCAGCCAATCAG gttttcCACAATAAAAGCAAATTTGTTCCACAATTCAAAGGTAATTCAATCATCCACGAAACTGAATACAGAAGAAATTTCAAGGGTTTATCTCCAGTGAAAGaaccaaaattaagaaatgaTTTGAAAGAGAATGGAAATTTTGAAGCAGTATCTCCTGAAAAG tGTAATAAAACAGATGATCCTTTAAAATTAGAAGCAGAGATGGAATCAAAAGAGTCAAACCAGCCTAAAAAGAAGCTTACTCCTTGGAGACATCAAAGGCTTGG GAAGGTGAATTCTGAATATAGGGCAAAATTTCTGAGCCCAGCCCAGTATTTATATAAAGCCGGGGCTTGGACCCGTGTGAAGGAAAACATACCAGATCAG GTTAAAGAACTCCGAGAGAAGGCTGAGTTTTATAGGAAACGAGTTCAAGGAACACATTTTTCTCGGGACCATCTGAATCAGATTCTGTCTGACAACAACTGCTGTTGGGATGTCTCCTCCACCACGAGCTCAGAAGGAACCATTAGTAGTAACATCAGAGCTCTAGATCTTGCCGG AGATCCTACAAGCCATAAGACTTTGCAGAAATGTCCTCCTACAACACTGGAAGAAAAAAGGCCTGTCTTGGAAGAGCAGCCCCAGAAAAATACCACAGAGAAATTGGGTGTGTCAGATGCTCCCACCACACCTGTTAGAAGGCGCCTGGCATGGGACGCAGAGAACCCGGATGAAGGCTTGCAGAaacagccgagagaggaggaggagggcgaggaagaggaggagaaagcagaaaaggaCAAGCAGGTTCATACGGGAGAGCTGGAGAAGTTGGAATTACATGAAAAATCTAAGGCAGACAAGATAAAAGAAGG GTCGGATTCTTCATCCGTATCTTCTGGAAAAGGAGGCCGGCTTCCTACTCCAAAGCTGAGAGAACTTGGTGGAATCCAAAGGACTCATCACGATCTCACCACTCCAGCTGTTG GCGGTGCTGTTTTAGTGTCTCCATCTAAAGTGAGGCTTCTAGTCCCAGAGCAGAGGAAAAGAGTGTCTTCTCAGGATGGCTTAGAAACTGCAAAGAATGATTTTAGGaag AAAGAAAGTCGTGCTATATCCCTCCTGACTTCTCCAGCTGCTGGTATAAAAACAATCGATCCCCTGCCTTTGAGGGAAGATTCTGAAACCAATGTCCCCAAATTTGCTGAGGTAACTCTTCCAGTTTCAAAAATTCCAGAATATCCAACAAACACACCTGGGCAGTCTCCTTCTCCGCCCTGTGCTGCTTCCTACTGGCATCCCTCTCGTCGAATTCAGGGCTCTCTGAGAGATCCAGAATTTCAGCATAATG tgggaAAAGCAAAGATGAACAATTTCCAGTTGCCTCAGCATGAAGTCTTTAATGATGAAG ATGAGGACAGATTATCTGAGATTTCTGCTCGCTCTGCAGCTTCTAGTCTCCGGGCTTTTCAAACTCTGGCACGAGctcagaaaaggaaggagaatttCTGGGGCAAAACATAA
- the MDM1 gene encoding nuclear protein MDM1 isoform X3: protein MPGNSIIHETEYRRNFKGLSPVKEPKLRNDLKENGNFEAVSPEKCNKTDDPLKLEAEMESKESNQPKKKLTPWRHQRLGKVNSEYRAKFLSPAQYLYKAGAWTRVKENIPDQASLNAMWYAEVKELREKAEFYRKRVQGTHFSRDHLNQILSDNNCCWDVSSTTSSEGTISSNIRALDLAGDPTSHKTLQKCPPTTLEEKRPVLEEQPQKNTTEKLGVSDAPTTPVRRRLAWDAENPDEGLQKQPREEEEGEEEEEKAEKDKQVHTGELEKLELHEKSKADKIKEGSDSSSVSSGKGGRLPTPKLRELGGIQRTHHDLTTPAVGGAVLVSPSKVRLLVPEQRKRVSSQDGLETAKNDFRKKESRAISLLTSPAAGIKTIDPLPLREDSETNVPKFAEVTLPVSKIPEYPTNTPGQSPSPPCAASYWHPSRRIQGSLRDPEFQHNVGKAKMNNFQLPQHEVFNDEDEDRLSEISARSAASSLRAFQTLARAQKRKENFWGKT from the exons ATGCCTG GTAATTCAATCATCCACGAAACTGAATACAGAAGAAATTTCAAGGGTTTATCTCCAGTGAAAGaaccaaaattaagaaatgaTTTGAAAGAGAATGGAAATTTTGAAGCAGTATCTCCTGAAAAG tGTAATAAAACAGATGATCCTTTAAAATTAGAAGCAGAGATGGAATCAAAAGAGTCAAACCAGCCTAAAAAGAAGCTTACTCCTTGGAGACATCAAAGGCTTGG GAAGGTGAATTCTGAATATAGGGCAAAATTTCTGAGCCCAGCCCAGTATTTATATAAAGCCGGGGCTTGGACCCGTGTGAAGGAAAACATACCAGATCAG GCTTCTCTAAATGCCATGTGGTATGCGGAG GTTAAAGAACTCCGAGAGAAGGCTGAGTTTTATAGGAAACGAGTTCAAGGAACACATTTTTCTCGGGACCATCTGAATCAGATTCTGTCTGACAACAACTGCTGTTGGGATGTCTCCTCCACCACGAGCTCAGAAGGAACCATTAGTAGTAACATCAGAGCTCTAGATCTTGCCGG AGATCCTACAAGCCATAAGACTTTGCAGAAATGTCCTCCTACAACACTGGAAGAAAAAAGGCCTGTCTTGGAAGAGCAGCCCCAGAAAAATACCACAGAGAAATTGGGTGTGTCAGATGCTCCCACCACACCTGTTAGAAGGCGCCTGGCATGGGACGCAGAGAACCCGGATGAAGGCTTGCAGAaacagccgagagaggaggaggagggcgaggaagaggaggagaaagcagaaaaggaCAAGCAGGTTCATACGGGAGAGCTGGAGAAGTTGGAATTACATGAAAAATCTAAGGCAGACAAGATAAAAGAAGG GTCGGATTCTTCATCCGTATCTTCTGGAAAAGGAGGCCGGCTTCCTACTCCAAAGCTGAGAGAACTTGGTGGAATCCAAAGGACTCATCACGATCTCACCACTCCAGCTGTTG GCGGTGCTGTTTTAGTGTCTCCATCTAAAGTGAGGCTTCTAGTCCCAGAGCAGAGGAAAAGAGTGTCTTCTCAGGATGGCTTAGAAACTGCAAAGAATGATTTTAGGaag AAAGAAAGTCGTGCTATATCCCTCCTGACTTCTCCAGCTGCTGGTATAAAAACAATCGATCCCCTGCCTTTGAGGGAAGATTCTGAAACCAATGTCCCCAAATTTGCTGAGGTAACTCTTCCAGTTTCAAAAATTCCAGAATATCCAACAAACACACCTGGGCAGTCTCCTTCTCCGCCCTGTGCTGCTTCCTACTGGCATCCCTCTCGTCGAATTCAGGGCTCTCTGAGAGATCCAGAATTTCAGCATAATG tgggaAAAGCAAAGATGAACAATTTCCAGTTGCCTCAGCATGAAGTCTTTAATGATGAAG ATGAGGACAGATTATCTGAGATTTCTGCTCGCTCTGCAGCTTCTAGTCTCCGGGCTTTTCAAACTCTGGCACGAGctcagaaaaggaaggagaatttCTGGGGCAAAACATAA
- the MDM1 gene encoding nuclear protein MDM1 isoform X1 yields MPVRFKGLSEYQRNFLWKKSYLSESYNPSVGRRYPWAGLRSDQLGITREPSFISKRRVPYHDAQISKSLEWNGAISENDVVVSPKPEAPEIAESQEAEQKEDVNQERVLALEASRVPKRTRSHSTDSRAEGASDIVENDVDVTANHPPVNENEDLEHSTKLHSENVANGLDRVLRKKAGLTVVPSRDILRNSEYQRQFVWKTPKETAPVFAANQVFHNKSKFVPQFKGNSIIHETEYRRNFKGLSPVKEPKLRNDLKENGNFEAVSPEKCNKTDDPLKLEAEMESKESNQPKKKLTPWRHQRLGKVNSEYRAKFLSPAQYLYKAGAWTRVKENIPDQASLNAMWYAEVKELREKAEFYRKRVQGTHFSRDHLNQILSDNNCCWDVSSTTSSEGTISSNIRALDLAGDPTSHKTLQKCPPTTLEEKRPVLEEQPQKNTTEKLGVSDAPTTPVRRRLAWDAENPDEGLQKQPREEEEGEEEEEKAEKDKQVHTGELEKLELHEKSKADKIKEGSDSSSVSSGKGGRLPTPKLRELGGIQRTHHDLTTPAVGGAVLVSPSKVRLLVPEQRKRVSSQDGLETAKNDFRKKESRAISLLTSPAAGIKTIDPLPLREDSETNVPKFAEVTLPVSKIPEYPTNTPGQSPSPPCAASYWHPSRRIQGSLRDPEFQHNVGKAKMNNFQLPQHEVFNDEDEDRLSEISARSAASSLRAFQTLARAQKRKENFWGKT; encoded by the exons GGGCTGAGTGAATACCAGAGAAACTTTCTGTGGAAAAAGTCCTATTTGTCAGAGTCCTATAATCCCTCAGTGGGGAGAAGGTACCCATGGGCTGGACTTAGATCAGATCAGTTAG GAATCACAAGAGAGCcaagttttatttcaaaaagaagagTCCCTTATCATGACGCACAGATTTCAAAATCTCTTGAGTGGAATGGAGCGATCTCAGAGAACGATGTGGTTGTATCTCCAAAACCTGAAGCCCCAGAAATAGCAGAATCACAAGAGGCAGAACAAAAAGAAGATGTTAACCAAGAAAGAGTTCTTGCACTAGAAGCCTCCAGGGTTCCCAAAAGAACCAGATCTCACTCTACAGACTCCAGAGCTGAAGGGGCTTCAGATATTGTGGAAAATGATGTGGATGTAACAGCAAACCATCCACCAGTTAATGAAAATGAGGACCTGGAGCATTCTACCAAGCTGCATTCAGAAAATGTAGCTAACGGG TTGGATAGAGTTCTTCGGAAGAAAGCAGGATTGACTGTTGTTCCTTCACGTGATATCTTGAGGAATTCTGAATATCAAAGGCAGTTTGTTTGGAAGACCCCTAAAGAAACTGCTCCAGTTTTTGCAGCCAATCAG gttttcCACAATAAAAGCAAATTTGTTCCACAATTCAAAGGTAATTCAATCATCCACGAAACTGAATACAGAAGAAATTTCAAGGGTTTATCTCCAGTGAAAGaaccaaaattaagaaatgaTTTGAAAGAGAATGGAAATTTTGAAGCAGTATCTCCTGAAAAG tGTAATAAAACAGATGATCCTTTAAAATTAGAAGCAGAGATGGAATCAAAAGAGTCAAACCAGCCTAAAAAGAAGCTTACTCCTTGGAGACATCAAAGGCTTGG GAAGGTGAATTCTGAATATAGGGCAAAATTTCTGAGCCCAGCCCAGTATTTATATAAAGCCGGGGCTTGGACCCGTGTGAAGGAAAACATACCAGATCAG GCTTCTCTAAATGCCATGTGGTATGCGGAG GTTAAAGAACTCCGAGAGAAGGCTGAGTTTTATAGGAAACGAGTTCAAGGAACACATTTTTCTCGGGACCATCTGAATCAGATTCTGTCTGACAACAACTGCTGTTGGGATGTCTCCTCCACCACGAGCTCAGAAGGAACCATTAGTAGTAACATCAGAGCTCTAGATCTTGCCGG AGATCCTACAAGCCATAAGACTTTGCAGAAATGTCCTCCTACAACACTGGAAGAAAAAAGGCCTGTCTTGGAAGAGCAGCCCCAGAAAAATACCACAGAGAAATTGGGTGTGTCAGATGCTCCCACCACACCTGTTAGAAGGCGCCTGGCATGGGACGCAGAGAACCCGGATGAAGGCTTGCAGAaacagccgagagaggaggaggagggcgaggaagaggaggagaaagcagaaaaggaCAAGCAGGTTCATACGGGAGAGCTGGAGAAGTTGGAATTACATGAAAAATCTAAGGCAGACAAGATAAAAGAAGG GTCGGATTCTTCATCCGTATCTTCTGGAAAAGGAGGCCGGCTTCCTACTCCAAAGCTGAGAGAACTTGGTGGAATCCAAAGGACTCATCACGATCTCACCACTCCAGCTGTTG GCGGTGCTGTTTTAGTGTCTCCATCTAAAGTGAGGCTTCTAGTCCCAGAGCAGAGGAAAAGAGTGTCTTCTCAGGATGGCTTAGAAACTGCAAAGAATGATTTTAGGaag AAAGAAAGTCGTGCTATATCCCTCCTGACTTCTCCAGCTGCTGGTATAAAAACAATCGATCCCCTGCCTTTGAGGGAAGATTCTGAAACCAATGTCCCCAAATTTGCTGAGGTAACTCTTCCAGTTTCAAAAATTCCAGAATATCCAACAAACACACCTGGGCAGTCTCCTTCTCCGCCCTGTGCTGCTTCCTACTGGCATCCCTCTCGTCGAATTCAGGGCTCTCTGAGAGATCCAGAATTTCAGCATAATG tgggaAAAGCAAAGATGAACAATTTCCAGTTGCCTCAGCATGAAGTCTTTAATGATGAAG ATGAGGACAGATTATCTGAGATTTCTGCTCGCTCTGCAGCTTCTAGTCTCCGGGCTTTTCAAACTCTGGCACGAGctcagaaaaggaaggagaatttCTGGGGCAAAACATAA